A window of Trichoderma atroviride chromosome 3, complete sequence contains these coding sequences:
- a CDS encoding uncharacterized protein (EggNog:ENOG41), whose product MVSLQPQPSSLSGHGKLTKSRSRIVVKPILKRLHHVHSQHSERNSLDLNRGWDDQPVATTPDVEYGSFDFGSRDLDDLTTENRRNTYGSYAPAPAAGTKAKAKLSLSRDVSFSGELVSPPGLGRANTFSGSHTRSTSAGASTKPTPNRVGSFVHPFQQMPRTSTPPLHSYANSVSSVDGLPQQRDLGGAIAESDGDGDGDEHEPLASPASLCFGQTEPVSPAATATKKLSYSSSLRSNSPNSNSNSKPADRPSLSGSQRSSSDGPSSVKISTTRSNSGPSVQRLTQAVNPSANDASSSSAAAAAVPLLISTTQQKSASNPITSTSPISPFRTSLDVNGFRLRSRSEMDTVSRQEQVREARRKFEAKEREKEEKYAREQIRKRERADAKEAQKTERAQASKRKTSFGHTSTLSSARNSSSVREKNESEPLNGGDRAADEQFQAPSRSKTAKRRTNSLWTAFILWLRTRLLKLARRS is encoded by the coding sequence atGGTCTCATTACAACCGCAGCCGTCGAGCCTAAGCGGCCACGGCAAGCTCACCAAGTCGCGCagccgcatcgtcgtcaagCCCATCCTCAAGAGACTGCACCACGTCCACTCACAGCACTCGGAGCGCAACTCGCTGGACCTCAACCGCGGCTGGGACGACCAGCCCGTGGCCACGACGCCCGACGTCGAGTACGGCTCCTTCGACTTTGGATCGCGCGACCTGGACGACCTGACCACCGAGAACCGACGAAACACGTACGGCTCCTACGCACCTGCGCCAGCCGCCGgcacaaaggcaaaggcaaagctgTCGCTGTCGCGCGACGTCAGCTTCAGCGGCGAGCTGGTCAGCCCTCCTGGCCTGGGCCGCGCAAACACCTTCTCGGGCTCGCACACTCGCTCGACCAGCGCCGGCGCCTCCACCAAGCCCACGCCCAACCGCGTCGGCTCCTTTGTCCACCCCTTCCAGCAGATGCCCCGgacgtcgacgccgccgctgcaCTCGTACGCCAACTCGGTGTCGTCGGTCGACGGCCTGCCGCAGCAGCGCGACCTGGGCGGCGCCATTGCCGAgagcgacggcgacggcgacggcgacgagcaCGAGCCGCTGGCCTCGCCCGCCTCGCTGTGCTTTGGCCAGACCGAGCCCGTCTCgcctgctgccaccgccaccaaGAAGCTCTCGTACTCGTCCAGCCTGCGCTCCAACTCGCCCAACTCAAACTCAAACTCCAAGCCGGCCGACCGCCCGTCGCTCTCTGGCAgccagcgcagcagctcggaTGGCCCGTCCTCGGTCAAGATCAGCACCACGCGCTCCAACTCGGGCCCTTCTGTGCAACGTCTCACGCAAGCTGTGAATCCGTCCGCAAACgacgcctcctcctcctctgccgccgccgccgccgtgccTCTGCTCATCTCCACCACCCAGCAGAAGTCGGCTTCCAATCCCATCACCTCCACGTCGCCCATCTCCCCCTTCCGCACGTCGCTCGACGTCAACGGCTTCCGCCTTCGCTCGCGCAGCGAAATGGACACCGTCAGCCGCCAGGAGCAGGTCCGCGAGGCCCGTCGCAAGttcgaggccaaggagcgcgaaaaggaagaaaagtacGCCCGGGAGCAGATCCGCAAGCGGGAGCGCGCCGACGCAAAGGAGGCGCAGAAGACGGAGCGCGCGCAGGCCTCGAAGCGCAAAACCAGCTTTGGACACACCAGCACGCTCTCCAGCGCCAGGAACTCGTCCAGCGTCCGCGAGAAGAACGAGTCGGAGCCCCTCAATGGTGGTGACCGTGCCGCGGACGAGCAGTTCCAGGCCCCCTCGCGGAGTAAGACGGCTAAACGCAGGACAAACAGCCTGTGGACGGCCTTTATCCTGTGGCTGCGAACCCGCCTTCTTAAGCTGGCCAGGCGATCATAG
- a CDS encoding uncharacterized protein (EggNog:ENOG41~TransMembrane:1 (o6-25i)), with product MSIDKLWLLGAGSVTALAYFAVRLVHHRSKYRDLPCPPHSMIWGHLKIIGEYVQKLPRGSHLQSVVSELKADYDLPDVFYIDLWPLGPQFIFCLSPEACAIPTTENTFDMHEEVTKFLKGNVGASFIEGTNGPLWKHLHQTLAPGLTPSIIRGNHGSIIEQAAALRRRFSDIAESGKVTDIRCELGYYPFQVMVKILLNETLSAQIYDDVKSAIDLQGKNNATNNPFAKWRIGREAKQLWTRVETAIEPKIRARFTALEQQDVAPTKSSVTCLLDRMMLSEVQSGRPLGDNMLRIMLDNVNGLLAAGYGTTSDASTYILMLLSVFPDALQKLREEHDRVFDKDHDKTVQMLQEQPGLINNLAYTTAVVNETLRLFTVGFSIRAAPSSMPTMEYKGRSYPLKDHLVSISQQTMHYDSKFFDEPTLFKPERFMSAEPSFPRNAYRPFEKGLRSCLGQPLALDEMKILLVMVARWFDFELRDHNPSEKPKYSYTDLDTKLGDHAIQSWAFTAGPAGRVMMKVTERLQTD from the exons ATGTCCATCGACAAGCTGTGGCTCCTGGGCGCAGGCTCGGTCACTGCATTGGCATATTTCGCAGTACGACTTGTACACCACCGTTCAAAGTATCGTGATCTG CCATGCCCGCCACATTCGATGATTTGGGGCCATCTGAAGATCATTGGCGAGTACGTTCAGAAACTGCCCCGGGGATCACACTTGCAGTCAGTCGTCTCGGAGCTCAAAGCCGACTACGATCTCCCCGATGTCTTTTACATCGACCTCTGGCCACTTGGCCCGCAATTcatcttctgcctctctcccGAGGCCTGCGCTATCCCGACAACTGAGAACACGTTTGATATGCATGAAGAGGTCACCAAATTCTTAAAAGGTAACGTTGGCGCCAGTTTTATCGAAGGGACAAACGGACCTCTCTGGAAGCATCTGCATCAGACGCTCGCGCCTGGACTTACCCCAAGTATTATAAGAGGAAATCATGGCTCTATTATCGAGCAGGCCGCAGCTCTTCGCCGTCGCTTCTCGGATATAGCCGAGTCTGGCAAGGTTACTGATATACGCTGCGAGCTTGGCTACTATCCATTCCAAGTGATGGTAAAGATTCTCTTGAATGAAACGCTTAGCGCGCAAATCTACGACGACGTCAAGAGCGCCATCGACCTCCAGGGAAAAAACAATGCTACAAACAACCCGTTTGCGAAGTGGCGCATTGGCAGGGAAGCGAAGCAGCTGTGGACCCGTGTAGAGACGGCCATTGAGCCGAAAATAAGGGCTCGATTTACTGCCCTTGAACAGCAGGATGTTGCTCCAACCAAGAGCAGCGTCACATGCCTATTGGATAGGATGATGCTATCAGAGGTTCAAAGCGGACGTCCTTTAGGGGACAACATGTTGAGGATAATGCTCGACAA CGTGAATGGCTTATTGGCCGCGGGATATGGTACCACTTCGGATGCGTCAACG TACATATTGATGCTTCTCAGCGTGTTCCCAGATGCGCTTCAGAAGCTACGAGAGGAACACGACCGCGTCTTTGACAAGGACCATGACAAGACAGTCCAGATGCTGCAAGAGCAGCCTGGGCTCATCAATAATCTAGCATATACTACGGCGGTCGTCAACGAGACACTGAGACTATTCACCGTAGGCTTTAGTATTCGCGCGGCGCCATCTAGCAT GCCGACCATGGAATACAAGGGGCGATCATATCCCCTGAAAGACCACCTCGTCTCCATTTCCCAGCAGACAATGCATTACGACTCCAAGTTCTTTGATGAGCCGACACTATTCAAGCCAGAGCGCTTCATGTCGGCAGAACCAAGCTTCCCCCGCAACGCATACCGGCCCTTTGAAAAGGGTCTGCGATCTTGTCTCGGCCAGCCGCTGGCCTTGGACGAGATGAAGATTCTGCTTGTCATGGTGGCGCGCTGGTTCGACTTTGAACTCCGAGACCACAATCCCTCGGAGAAGCCAAAATATTCGTATACCGACCTGGATACGAAGCTGGGCGACCATGCTATTCAGTCTTGGGCTTTTACGGCGGGGCCGGCTGGCAGAGTCATGATGAAGGTTACAGAGAGATTACAAACGGATTAG
- a CDS encoding uncharacterized protein (EggNog:ENOG41) → MAPDLPSSYNTFTLPTLLFSHHPASSSAVTPVIIIKLHRPAAHNGFTQEMARSLISAFSLVSSDPRVRAIVLTSSDPKNKLFCAGMDFNAGGEQSANADVHRDEGGQVSLAMYNCTKPVVVALNGSAVGVGITMTLAANIRVASSAAKIGFVFGRRGFCFEACSSFFLPRLIGTSKALHLATTGGVYPAGHKLLDGLFSEIVDAAEVLPTALRIADEVAANVSLVSAAVMKNQVYRAPATPEEAHLVESKLFYSLVRSDDAKEGIQSFLQKRQPEFKDTIDENAPPGYPWWAPVDVRSRSKL, encoded by the coding sequence ATGGCCCCCGATCTCCCTTCCAGCTACAACACCTTCACCCTCCCAacgctcctcttctcccaccacccagcctcctcctcggccgtCACgcccgtcatcatcatcaagctCCACCGTCCCGCCGCCCACAATGGCTTCACCCAGGAAATGGCCCGGTCCCTCATCTCGGCCTTTAGCCTCGTCTCCTCGGACCCGCGCGTCCGCGCCATCGTCCTGACCTCGTCAGACCCCAAGAACAAGCTCTTCTGCGCGGGCATGGACTTCAACGCCGGCGGCGAGCAGAGCGCCAACGCAGACGTGCACCGCGACGAGGGCGGCCAGGTCAGCCTCGCCATGTACAACTGCACCAAGCCCGTCGTCGTGGCGCTCAACGGCTCCGCGGTGGGCGTCGGCATCACCATGACGCTGGCGGCCAACATCCGCGTCGCGAGCAGCGCCGCAAAGATTGGTTTCGTCTTTGGCCGCCGGGGCTTCTGCTTCGaggcctgcagcagcttcttcctgcCGCGGCTGATTGGCACCTCCAAGGCGCTGCACCTGGCCACCACGGGCGGCGTCTATCCCGCCGGGCACAAGCTGCTCGACGGCTTGTTCAGCGAGATCGTCGACGCGGCCGAGGTGCTCCCCACGGCGCTGCGGATCGCGGACGAGGTTGCGGCCAATGTCAGCCTGGTGTcggcggcggtgatgaagAACCAGGTGTACCGCGCGCCGGCGACGCCAGAGGAGGCGCATCTCGTGGAGAGCAAGCTGTTTTACTCGCTTGTGAGGAGCGACGATGCCAAGGAGGGGATCCAGAGCTTTCTGCAGAAGAGGCAGCCCGAGTTCAAGGACACGATAGATGAGAATGCGCCGCCGGGGTATCCATGGTGGGCGCCGGTTGATGTTCGATCAAGGTCGAAGCTGTGA
- a CDS encoding uncharacterized protein (EggNog:ENOG41), translated as MPVMGYDWESHKETCHRLYIREGWSLERIMDYLKTGFGFTPSRRAFQAQFRRWDFPLKTKSRCQDDRLLGRIKELWEQNFSPNEMIKILVDEGFDAGPHEIMKLRLKNRWLFRGPNNEKAKAVDTSATNPNDELQLPENLESSALLDVDDSTLSLKHGQKGEGERGVEREDEREADAEDADESPSNHPLSTPSPGIGHDDDTNATEPAQNQADKNKKKRNRFKTDASGAIVRFPSEMTIDDARSKLGLDKPTYRSLRITFQNICTAMDVSKKICWI; from the exons ATGCCAGTCATGGGCTACGATTGGGAGAGCCATAAAGAAACATGTCACCGGCTATATATCCGCGAGGGCTGGTCCCTAGAGCGCATCATGGACTATCTGAAGACCGGGTTTGGCTTCACACCGAG TCGACGTGCCTTTCAGGCCCAGTTCCGGCGCTGGGACTTTCCactcaaaacaaaaagccgctgccaagaTGACCGGCTCCTAGGCCGGATCAAGGAGCTGTGGGAGCAGAACTTCTCTCCCAACGAGATGATTAAGATACTCGTTGATGAAGGCTTTGATGCAGGTCCGCATGAAATAATGAAGCTCCGTCTCAAGAATAGGTGGTTGTTTCGCGGTCCTAATAAcgaaaaagcaaaggctgTCGATACGTCTGCTACTAACCCCAACGATGAGCTTCAACTACCAGAGAATCTGGAATCTTCTGCTTTGCTAGATGTGGATGATAGTACCTTGTCTCTGAAGCATGGCCAGAAAGGCGAGGGGGAACGGGgagtggagagagaagacgagcGAGAGGCAGATGCTGAAGACGCTGATGAGAGCCCATCAAACCATCCTCTTTCCACGCCCTCGCCTGGAATCGGACACGACGACGATACGAACGCTACTGAGCCGGCGCAGAACCAAGCtgacaagaacaagaagaaacgAAATCGGTTCAAGACGGACGCCTCTGGAGCCATCGTACGGTTTCCTTCGGAAATGACGATTGACGATGCTCGAAGCAAGTTGGGTCTGGACAAGCCTACCTATCGTTCACTCCGTATTACATTTCAAAACATCTGTACGGCCATGGACGTCAGCAAAAAAATCTGCTGGATCTGA
- a CDS encoding uncharacterized protein (EggNog:ENOG41), protein MSVAEVKNALGMNPQEARDARIAFNEVLIEAGFTTKLDSTPTPQQWDDLRRLWGSRSDVIQKIMDDIDSDPSNRLKVKALDVLSRDTLKRLRDNRASRSPKKQTQSDRIESDMSQFTDGFDTNHDDAGLLLGPQLSAGQIDLGDGLSPSALDDVSDASYTPQAILSPDSGAITPYLPLSLQPSHVVGGSLDAPTATLRPQAPPLSTPQIFNPAEAPNVHLDSTVGQSLLLDSDAGTGFLNEAYVAPPYGTTHSSAQLFHHNPPISTAYAVYFRAHPSSTFIPSEPLWIATMSSKSVQELRQAATDKLPGAACVRIEGIVKDGSGGEIPLVINTDEHLAAFFSYTLGETPTFSVLLVWKTGDAGRF, encoded by the coding sequence ATGAGTGTAGCAGAAGTCAAGAATGCACTGGGAATGAATCCCCAAGAAGCAAGAGATGCCCGCATTGCTTTTAACGAAGTGCTGATCGAAGCGGGATTTACCACAAAACTTGATTCCACGCCTACACCTCAGCAATGGGACGACTTGAGAAGGCTATGGGGTAGCCGGTCAGATGTGATCCAGAAGATTATGGACGACATAGACAGTGATCCGAGTAATCGTCTTAAAGTCAAAGCTCTCGACGTATTATCCCGGGATACCTTGAAAAGACTACGCGACAATCGAGCTAGCAGAAGCCCGAAAAAGCAGACACAGTCTGACCGAATTGAATCAGACATGAGCCAGTTCACTGATGGTTTCGACACCAaccatgatgatgctggcctTCTACTCGGCCCGCAACTATCCGCTGGTCAGATAGATCTGGGAGATGGCTTGTCCCCAAGCGCACTTGACGATGTATCTGACGCCTCATATACTCCTCAAGCTATATTGAGTCCCGACAGTGGCGCTATAACGCCATATTTACCTCTATCTTTGCAGCCCTCGCACGTGGTTGGGGGTTCTTTAGATGCTCCCACTGCCACTCTACGCCCGCAAGCCCCTCCCTTGTCTACTCCGCAAATATTCAATCCTGCAGAAGCCCCCAATGTGCACTTGGACTCGACGGTTGGACAGTCATTGTTATTGGATTCGGATGCCGGCACGGGCTTCCTAAACGAGGCATATGTAGCTCCACCATATGGCACTACACACTCCTCGGCGCAATTATTTCACCATAATCCTCCAATATCGACAGCATACGCCGTGTATTTCCGAGCGCATCCATCATCGACCTTTATCCCCAGCGAGCCGTTATGGATAGCTACTATGAGCTCCAAATCGGTGCAGGAGCTACGACAAGCTGCGACTGATAAGCTGCCAGGAGCGGCTTGTGTTAGGATCGAAGGCATTGTGAAGGATGGCAGTGGCGGCGAGATACCCTTGGTGATTAATACCGACGAGCATCtcgctgctttcttctcatATACCCTAGGGGAGACACCGACTTTCAGCGTTCTGCTGGTATGGAaaactggcgatgctggccgTTTCTAA